One genomic region from Argentina anserina chromosome 2, drPotAnse1.1, whole genome shotgun sequence encodes:
- the LOC126785110 gene encoding alcohol dehydrogenase-like 7, whose amino-acid sequence MAAMDETLSSGHRGKPIRCRAAVSRKPGEPLVIEEIIVAPPMPHEVRVRIVYTSLCHSDITFWKMKDFPGVFPRILGHEAIGVVESVGEHVTEVAQGDTVIPTLISDCGECVDCRSAKSNLCSKLPFQISPFMPRHETSRFTDLNGEVIHHFVSVSSFSEYTVVDVAHLTKIDSSVPITKAAGLLGCGVSTGVGAAWRTANVEPGSTVAIFGLGSIGLAVAEGARLCGATRIIGVDVNQDKFEIGKKFGVTDFINPADCVNKSVTEVLIEMTEGGADYCFECVGIASLVQQAYACCRKGWGKAIVLGVDQPGSQLTLPSYDVLHKGKTLMGSFFGGLKPKSDIPVLLNRYINKELQLDEFVTHEVVFEDINKAFDLLIEGKCLRCVICMNTVS is encoded by the exons ATGGCTGCCATGGATGAGACGTTGTCAAGTGGACACAGAGGGAAGCCTATTCGATGCAGag CTGCGGTGTCCCGCAAGCCAGGTGAGCCACTAGTGATCGAAGAGATCATAGTGGCTCCCCCAATGCCTCATGAAGTTCGAGTTCGAATTGTCTATACTTCTCTCTGTCACAGTGACATCACTTTCTGGAAAATGAAG GACTTTCCTGGAGTATTCCCTAGAATTCTCGGTCATGAAGCTATTGG GGTTGTGGAGAGTGTTGGGGAGCATGTGACTGAAGTAGCACAAGGGGATACTGTGATCCCAACATTGATTTCGGATTGTGGAGAATGTGTAGATTGCAGATCAGCAAAGAGCAACCTTTGTTCGAAACTCCCCTTCCAGATCTCACCCTTTATGCCAAGACATGAGACAAGCAGATTCACTGACCTCAATGGCGAGGTTATACATCATTTTGTATCTGTATCTAGTTTTAGCGAGTATACAGTGGTGGATGTGGCCCATCTCACAAAGATTGACTCTTCAGTACCTATAACCAAGGCTGCAGGCCTTCTAGGTTGTGGAGTATCAACAG GGGTTGGTGCTGCTTGGAGAACGGCAAATGTGGAACCGGGATCAACTGTGGCTATATTTGGGCTTGGTTCAATTGGATTAGCT GTGGCAGAGGGTGCAAGACTGTGTGGAGCTACTAGAATTATTGGGGTGGATGTCAACCAAGATAAATTCGAAATTG GAAAAAAGTTTGGAGTCACTGACTTCATCAACCCTGCAGATTGTGTAAATAAATCTGTGACGGAG GTGTTGATTGAGATGACTGAGGGTGGTGCGGATTATTGCTTTGAATGTGTTGGAATTGCATCACTGGTGCAACAAGCATATGCTTGCTGCCGGAag GGTTGGGGAAAAGCAATTGTTCTAGGTGTGGACCAGCCAGGGTCACAATTGACCCTTCCCTCATATGATGTGCTTCATAAGGGTAAGACCCTCATGGGATCCTTCTTTGGAGGACTCAAACCTAAGTCAGACATCCCTGTGCTCCTCAATCGCTACATCAACAAG GAACTACAACTGGATGAGTTTGTGACACATGAGGTAGTATTTGAAGACATCAATAAAGCTTTTGATCTACTCATTGAAGGGAAATGCCTCCGTTGTGTAATCTGTATGAACACAGTAAGCTAG
- the LOC126785108 gene encoding alcohol dehydrogenase-like 7 isoform X1, with protein sequence MADKVTGGSSRGKSIRCRAAVCRRPSEPLVIEEIIVAPPMPHEVRIRIIYTSLCHSDVLFWKIEDYAAAMFPRILGHEAIGVVESLGEDVNEVSEGDTVIPTFVSECGECRDCKSPKSNLCSKLPFKSSRVAPFMPRYETSRFTDLNGEAIYHFLSVSSFSEYTVVDIAHVTKIDSGIPLTKAAGLLGCGISTGVGAACRTANIEPGSTVAIFGLGSVGLAVAEGARLCGATRIIGVDVNKDKFEVGKKFGLTDFVESANSGSKSASEVIIEMTDGGADYCFECVGMASLVQEAYACCRKGWGETIVLGVDKPGSQVSIPSKDILTTGKSLIGAVFGGLKPKSDIPILLNRYINKELQLDEFVTHEVTFEDINKAFDLLIEGKSLKCVICMDDQ encoded by the exons ATGGCTGATAAAGTGACCGGTGGAAGTAGCAGAGGGAAGTCTATTCGATGCAGAG CTGCTGTGTGTCGGAGGCCAAGTGAGCCACTAGTGATCGAAGAGATCATAGTGGCACCCCCGATGCCTCATGAAGTACGCATTCGAATTATTTATACTTCTCTTTGCCACAGTGATGTCTTGTTCTGGAAGATTGAG GACTATGCTGCTGCAATGTTCCCTAGAATTCTCGGTCATGAAGCTATTGG GGTTGTGGAGAGTCTTGGGGAGGATGTCAATGAGGTAAGTGAAGGAGATACTGTCATCCCAACATTTGTGTCTGAGTGTGGAGAATGTCGAGATTGCAAATCACCGAAGAGCAATCTATGTTCAAAATTACCCTTCAAGTCCTCACGGGTGGCACCTTTTATGCCAAGATATGAGACTAGCAGATTCACAGACCTCAACGGCGAGGCTATATACCATTTCCTATCTGTATCTAGTTTTAGTGAGTATACAGTGGTAGACATAGCCCATGTCACAAAGATTGATTCTGGAATACCTCTTACTAAGGCTGCAGGCCTTCTGGGGTGTGGGATATCAACAG GGGTTGGTGCTGCATGTAGAACAGCAAATATAGAGCCAGGATCAACTGTGGCTATATTCGGGCTTGGTTCAGTTGGCTTAGCT GTTGCAGAGGGAGCAAGACTTTGTGGAGCTACAAGAATCATCGGTGTGGATGTGAACAAAGACAAATTTGAAGTTG GGAAAAAGTTTGGACTCACTGACTTCGTCGAATCTGCAAATTCTGGTTCTAAATCTGCGAGTGAG GTGATAATTGAGATGACTGACGGGGGTGCAGATTATTGCTTTGAATGTGTGGGAATGGCATCATTGGTGCAAGAAGCTTATGCTTGTTGCCGcaag GGGTGGGGGGAAACAATCGTGTTAGGAGTCGACAAGCCAGGGTCACAGGTGAGCATTCCTTCAAAGGATATCCTTACTACAGGGAAATCCCTCATTGGAGCTGTATTTGGAGGACTCAAACCCAAATCGGATATTCCTATCCTCCTAAATCGCTACATCAACAAG GAACTACAACTGGATGAGTTTGTGACACATGAAGTTACATTTGAAGACATCAACAAGGCTTTTGATTTACTCATTGAAGGGAAAAGTCTGAAATGTGTAATCTGTATGGATGATCAGTGA
- the LOC126785114 gene encoding dehydrin ERD10-like isoform X1, whose translation MAGEYNKSHEYETKAEEGGPVESQERGWFDFLGKKKEEEKPVVQEEEKPVVQEEEKPVVQEEVIATEFEKVKVSEPEPEPACVDYSKPAEHGYHHEEHKEEHKEEEVEKKHETLSEKLRRSDSSSSSSSDEEGDDEEKKKKRKEKKGLKEKIKEKISGDKEEEKKHGYEQDTDEIPVEKFHEDHGHAYDHGPVVPHHEEPKVEPAVVYAEEKEDEKKGDKFHEDHGHAYDQGPVVPHHEEPKVEPAVVYAEEKKEDEKKGFLEKIKDKLPGHKKPEEVPVASPPAAGYETAEPAYHEGEPKEKKGLMEKIKGKIPGYHPKTEEEKEKEKPTGSY comes from the exons ATGGCGGGTGAGTACAACAAAAGCCACGAGTACGAGACCAAGGCCGAGGAGGGCGGTCCAGTTGAGAGCCAGGAACGTGGGTGGTTTGATTTCTtggggaagaagaaggaggaggaaaaGCCTGTAGTCCAGGAGGAGGAAAAGCCTGTAGTtcaggaggaggagaagccTGTAGTTCAGGAGGAGGTGATTGCCACCGAGTTCGAGAAGGTCAAGGTGTCTGAGCCTGAGCCTGAGCCAGCTTGTGTAGACTACAGCAAGCCTGCAGAACATGGCTACCATCACGAGGAACATAAGGAGGAACATAAAGAGGAGGAGGTCGAGAAGAAGCATGAAACTCTCTCAGAGAAGCTTCGCCGATCCGACAGCAGCTCTAGCTCG TCTAGTGACGAGGAAGGAGACgatgaagagaaaaagaagaagaggaaggagaagaagggaCTGAAGGAAAAGATCAAGGAGAAGATCTCCGGcgacaaagaagaagagaagaaacacGGCTACGAGCAGGACACTGATGAGATCCCGGTGGAGAAATTCCACGAGGATCACGGCCATGCCTACGATCACGGCCCGGTCGTGCCCCACCATGAGGAGCCAAAAGTTGAGCCAGCAGTAGTGTACGCAGAGGAGAAGGAGGACGAAAAGAAGGGGGATAAATTCCACGAGGATCACGGCCATGCCTACGATCAAGGCCCGGTCGTGCCCCACCATGAGGAGCCAAAAGTTGAGCCAGCAGTAGTGTACgcagaggagaagaaggaggacGAAAAGAAGGGTTTCCTTGAGAAGATCAAGGACAAGCTTCCCGGACACAAGAAGCCGGAGGAAGTTCCGGTTGCGTCTCCACCAGCGGCCGGTTATGAAACTGCCGAGCCTGCTTATCATGAAGGTGAGCCCAAGGAGAAGAAGGGTTTGATGGAGAAGATCAAGGGGAAGATTCCCGGGTACCATCCCAAGACTGAggaagagaaggagaaggagaaaccAACTGGTTCATACTGA
- the LOC126785108 gene encoding alcohol dehydrogenase-like 7 isoform X3: MAAKVSGGSIGKPIRCRAAVCRKPSEPLVIEEIIVAPPMPHEVRIRIVYTSLCHSDLIFWKLKEFPGIFPRILGHEAIGVVESVGEGVDEVSEGDTVIPTFMADCGACRDCKSTKSNLCSKLPFKVSPFMPRYETSRFTDLNGEALYHFLSVSSFSEYTVVDIAHVTKINSGIPLTKAAGLLGCGVSTGVGAAWRTANVEPGSTVAIFGLGSIGLAVAEGARLCGAARIIGVDINEDKFEVGKQFGLTDFVSAANSENKSAREVILEMTDGGADYCFECVGMASVVQEAYACCHKGWGKTVVLGVDRPGSQVSIPSREILTTGKSLMGVLFGGLKPKSDIPILLDRYMNKELQLDEFVTDEVMFEDINKAFDLLIEGKCLRCVICMNDQ; the protein is encoded by the exons ATGGCTGCGAAGGTGTCCGGTGGAAGCATAGGGAAGCCTATTCGATGCAGAG CTGCGGTGTGTCGGAAGCCGAGTGAGCCGCTAGTGATTGAAGAGATCATAGTGGCACCACCAATGCCTCATGAAGTTCGCATTCGAATTGTTTATACTTCACTGTGCCACAGTGATCTCATCTTCTGGAAACTGAAG GAATTCCCCGGAATTTTCCCTAGAATTTTAGGTCACGAAGCTATCGG GGTTGTGGAAAGTGTTGGGGAAGGTGTCGATGAGGTCAGTGAAGGAGATACTGTCATCCCAACATTCATGGCAGACTGTGGAGCATGTAGAGATTGCAAATCAACAAAGAGCAACCTGTGTTCAAAACTACCCTTCAAGGTCTCACCTTTTATGCCAAGGTATGAGACAAGCAGATTCACAGACCTCAACGGCGAGGCTCTATACCATTTCCTATCCGTGTCTAGTTTCAGCGAGTACACAGTAGTAGACATAGCCCATGTCACAAAGATTAATTCTGGAATACCTCTAACCAAGGCTGCAGGCCTTCTGGGGTGTGGAGTATCAACAG GGGTTGGTGCTGCTTGGAGAACAGCAAATGTAGAGCCAGGATCAACTGTGGCTATATTCGGGCTTGGTTCAATCGGACTAGCT GTTGCAGAGGGAGCAAGACTTTGTGGAGCTGCTAGAATTATTGGTGTGGATATAAATGAAGACAAATTTGAAGTTG GAAAGCAGTTTGGACTCACAGACTTCGTCAGTGCTgcaaattctgaaaataaatctGCGAGAGAG GTAATACTTGAGATGACTGATGGAGGTGCAGATTATTGCTTTGAATGTGTTGGGATGGCATCAGTGGTGCAAGAAGCTTATGCTTGTTGCCACAAG GGTTGGGGAAAAACAGTCGTGTTAGGGGTGGACAGGCCAGGGTCACAAGTGAGCATCCCTTCACGTGAAATCCTTACTACTGGGAAATCCCTGATGGGAGTCTTATTTGGAGGACTCAAACCCAAATCAGATATTCCTATTCTCCTCGATCGATACATGAACAAG GAACTACAACTGGATGAGTTTGTAACAGATGAAGTGATGTTTGAAGACATTAATAAGGCTTTTGATTTACTCATTGAAGGGAAATGTCTGCGATGTGTAATCTGTATGAATGATCAGTGA
- the LOC126785114 gene encoding dehydrin ERD14-like isoform X2: protein MAGEYNKSHEYETKAEEGGPVESQERGWFDFLGKKKEEEKPVVQEEEKPVVQEEEKPVVQEEVIATEFEKVKVSEPEPEPACVDYSKPAEHGYHHEEHKEEHKEEEVEKKHETLSEKLRRSDSSSSSSSDEEGDDEEKKKKRKEKKGLKEKIKEKISGDKEEEKKHGYEQDTDEIPVEKFHEDHGHAYDHGPVVPHHEEPKVEPAVVYAEEKKEDEKKGFLEKIKDKLPGHKKPEEVPVASPPAAGYETAEPAYHEGEPKEKKGLMEKIKGKIPGYHPKTEEEKEKEKPTGSY from the exons ATGGCGGGTGAGTACAACAAAAGCCACGAGTACGAGACCAAGGCCGAGGAGGGCGGTCCAGTTGAGAGCCAGGAACGTGGGTGGTTTGATTTCTtggggaagaagaaggaggaggaaaaGCCTGTAGTCCAGGAGGAGGAAAAGCCTGTAGTtcaggaggaggagaagccTGTAGTTCAGGAGGAGGTGATTGCCACCGAGTTCGAGAAGGTCAAGGTGTCTGAGCCTGAGCCTGAGCCAGCTTGTGTAGACTACAGCAAGCCTGCAGAACATGGCTACCATCACGAGGAACATAAGGAGGAACATAAAGAGGAGGAGGTCGAGAAGAAGCATGAAACTCTCTCAGAGAAGCTTCGCCGATCCGACAGCAGCTCTAGCTCG TCTAGTGACGAGGAAGGAGACgatgaagagaaaaagaagaagaggaaggagaagaagggaCTGAAGGAAAAGATCAAGGAGAAGATCTCCGGcgacaaagaagaagagaagaaacacGGCTACGAGCAGGACACTGATGAGATCCCGGTGGAGAAATTCCACGAGGATCACGGCCATGCCTACGATCACG GCCCGGTCGTGCCCCACCATGAGGAGCCAAAAGTTGAGCCAGCAGTAGTGTACgcagaggagaagaaggaggacGAAAAGAAGGGTTTCCTTGAGAAGATCAAGGACAAGCTTCCCGGACACAAGAAGCCGGAGGAAGTTCCGGTTGCGTCTCCACCAGCGGCCGGTTATGAAACTGCCGAGCCTGCTTATCATGAAGGTGAGCCCAAGGAGAAGAAGGGTTTGATGGAGAAGATCAAGGGGAAGATTCCCGGGTACCATCCCAAGACTGAggaagagaaggagaaggagaaaccAACTGGTTCATACTGA
- the LOC126785093 gene encoding neutral ceramidase 2-like has product MVLVKFNSKMKIISKFSDPRTLLSLIVVAIRVIQSVSSASTTDDSGEYLIGVGSYDMTGPAAGVVMMGYANMGQTTAGVHFRLRARTFIVAESSQGPRFAFVNLDAGMGSQLVNIKVFEKLKSRFGDLYTEENVAISGIHTHAGPGGYLQYLLYSISTLGFIQESFDVIVNAIVQSIVQAHHNLKPGSILINQGDVIKAGINRSPSAYLLNPAEERAQYPANVDTLMTLLKFVDGSTKESIGAFSWFATHGTSMSKENKLISGDNKGAAARFFEDQFATTPIRAPFNSSSPPDIGDLVKKAKTIKATGGQRCKKTSSQHSKVRKNDGSLFVGAFCQSNVGDVTPNVLGAFCTDTGRPCDFIHSSCNGNDLLCVGRGPGYPDEILSTKIIGERQFKKAADLYTSASEKLTGAIDYRHVYLDFTDIEVELEGNKKVKTCPAAVGAGFAAGTTDGPGVFGFQQGDTEIPEKYIKLRDGLQKPSQYQLDCQEPKNVLLSTGEMFKPYAWAPAIVPIQMLRLGKLIILSVPGEFTTMAGRRLRDAVKETLISNSKGEFDESTHIVIAGLTNTYSQYIATFEEYTQQRYEAASTLYGPHTLSAYIQEFQKLAKAMAKGEKVISKGPSPPDLSSVLLKTLLGPFGDSPPPHTKFGDMKQDINIPKGGSFRKGDLNRPDAAFWSANPNYDLLTEGTYAVVEMLQGDTWVSAYDDDDFSVVFKWSRDDSGLYSTATIEWDIPRDANTGVYRLRHFGSSRKTKDSPISYFTGASSGFAVA; this is encoded by the exons ATGGTATTGGTGAAATTTAACTCAAAGATGAAGATCATAAGCAAATTTTCTGACCCAAGAACACTCTTATCACTTATCGTTGTTGCTATACGTGTTATACAATCTGTGAGTAGTGCTTCTACTACTGATGATAGTGGCGAGTATTTGATCGGAGTTGGAAGCTATGACATGACCGGACCGGCCGCCGGAGTAGTCATGATGGGTTATGCCAACATGGGCCAAACCACTGCGGGTGTACATTTTCGGCTAAGGGCAAGGACTTTCATTGTGGCCGAGAGCTCCCAAGGTCCAAGGTTTGCTTTTGTTAATCTTGATGCAGGGATGGGTTCACAACTCGTTAATATCAAAGTGTTCGAGAAACTCAAATCAAG GTTTGGGGATTTATATACCGAAGAAAATGTGGCGATTAGCGGCATTCACACCCATGCAGGACCTGGAGGTTATTTGCAGTATCTGCTTTACTCTATATCAACACTTGGATTCATCCAAGAATCATTCGATGTCATTGTCAATGCAATTGTGCAGAGCATTGTTCAGGCTCATCATAACCTCAAGCCTGGTTCTATCCTCATCAACCAAG GGGATGTGATCAAAGCCGGAATAAACAGGAGTCCAAGCGCATATCTGCTAAACCCGGCAGAGGAGAGAGCACAGTATCCGGCCAACGTTGATACCTTGATGACTCTTTTGAAATTTGTCGATGGATCCACCAAGGAGAGCATTGGAGCATTCAGCTGGTTTGCCACTCACGGAACCTCCATGAGTAAAGAGAACAAGCTCATCAGTGGAGACAACAAAGGTGCAGCTGCACGGTTCTTTGAGGACCAGTTCGCTACGACTCCCATCAGAGCACCCTTCAACTCCTCCAGCCCACCAG ATATTGGCGACTTAGTAAAGAAGGCAAAGACAATCAAAGCAACAGGTGGGCAGCGTTGCAAGAAAACAAGCAGCCAACACTCTAAAGTGAGGAAGAACGATGGGTCACTATTTGTGGGAGCTTTTTGCCAATCTAATGTTGGAGATGTGACCCCCAATGTGCTCGGTGCATTCTGCACTGATACGGGAAGAccttgcgatttcattcattcCTCATGTAATGGGAATGATCTGCTTTGTGTCGGCCGTGGACCTGG GTACCCTGATGAAATACTGAGCACCAAAATTATAGGGGAAAGACAGTTTAAGAAGGCAGCGGATCTATATACATCGGCTTCAGAGAAATTAACCGGGGCCATTGATTACCGCCATGTGTACCTAGACTTTACTGATATTGAGGTTGAACTTGAAGGAAACAAGAAGGTCAAAACATGTCCAGCAGCAGTTGGTGCTGGTTTTGCTGCTGGGACTACTGATGGACCTGGTGTGTTTGGATTTCAACAAGGTGATACAGAG ATCCCTGAGAAATATATAAAACTGAGGGATGGACTGCAAAAACCTAGCCAATATCAACTGGACTGCCAAGAACCCAAAAATGTTCTGCTTTCCACCGGTGAAATGTTTAAACCCTACGCATGGGCG CCTGCAATTGTCCCTATACAAATGCTCAGATTGGGGAAACTAATCATACTTTCTGTTCCAGGAG AATTCACCACAATGGCTGGGAGGCGGCTAAGGGATGCAGTAAAGGAGACACTGATAAGTAACAGCAAAGGTGAATTTGATGAAAGTACCCATATAGTAATAGCAGGCCTTACAAATACGTATTCCCAATATATAGCAACTTTTGAAGAATACACACAACAGAGATATGAG GCTGCTTCCACTCTCTATGGTCCTCATACATTATCAGCAtacatccaagaatttcagAAATTAGCCAAGGCGATGGCAAAGGGAGAAAAGGTCATATCTAAAGGTCCCTCGCCACCAGATCTTTCATCTGTACTACTCAAAACTTTACTCGGACCTTTTGGAGATTCACCTCCACCACATACAAAGTTTGGAGATATGAAGCAAGATATCAATATACCAAAAGGTGGTTCATTTAGAAAGGGAGATTTAAATAGACCAGATGCCGCATTTTGGAGTGCAAACCCAAATTATGACCTGTTGACAGAAGGCACATATGCAGTGGTAGAGATGCTTCAAGGGGATACATGGGTTTCAgcttatgatgatgatgatttctCAGTGGTTTTCAAGTGGAGTAGAGATGACAGTGGGTTGTATAGCACAGCAACCATAGAATGGGATATACCAAGGGATGCAAATACAGGGGTGTACAGGCTGAGGCATTTTGGTTCATCAAGGAAAACAAAAGACTCCCCCATCAGCTACTTCACTGGTGCATCTAGTGGGTTTGCAGTGGCATAA
- the LOC126785108 gene encoding alcohol dehydrogenase-like 7 isoform X2 → MAAKVSGGSIGKPIRCRAAVCRRPSEPLVIEEIIVAPPMPHEVRIRIIYTSLCHSDVLFWKIEDYAAAMFPRILGHEAIGVVESLGEDVNEVSEGDTVIPTFVSECGECRDCKSPKSNLCSKLPFKSSRVAPFMPRYETSRFTDLNGEAIYHFLSVSSFSEYTVVDIAHVTKIDSGIPLTKAAGLLGCGISTGVGAACRTANIEPGSTVAIFGLGSVGLAVAEGARLCGATRIIGVDVNKDKFEVGKKFGLTDFVESANSGSKSASEVIIEMTDGGADYCFECVGMASLVQEAYACCRKGWGETIVLGVDKPGSQVSIPSKDILTTGKSLIGAVFGGLKPKSDIPILLNRYINKELQLDEFVTHEVTFEDINKAFDLLIEGKSLKCVICMDDQ, encoded by the exons ATGGCTGCGAAGGTGTCCGGTGGAAGCATAGGGAAGCCTATTCGATGCAGAG CTGCTGTGTGTCGGAGGCCAAGTGAGCCACTAGTGATCGAAGAGATCATAGTGGCACCCCCGATGCCTCATGAAGTACGCATTCGAATTATTTATACTTCTCTTTGCCACAGTGATGTCTTGTTCTGGAAGATTGAG GACTATGCTGCTGCAATGTTCCCTAGAATTCTCGGTCATGAAGCTATTGG GGTTGTGGAGAGTCTTGGGGAGGATGTCAATGAGGTAAGTGAAGGAGATACTGTCATCCCAACATTTGTGTCTGAGTGTGGAGAATGTCGAGATTGCAAATCACCGAAGAGCAATCTATGTTCAAAATTACCCTTCAAGTCCTCACGGGTGGCACCTTTTATGCCAAGATATGAGACTAGCAGATTCACAGACCTCAACGGCGAGGCTATATACCATTTCCTATCTGTATCTAGTTTTAGTGAGTATACAGTGGTAGACATAGCCCATGTCACAAAGATTGATTCTGGAATACCTCTTACTAAGGCTGCAGGCCTTCTGGGGTGTGGGATATCAACAG GGGTTGGTGCTGCATGTAGAACAGCAAATATAGAGCCAGGATCAACTGTGGCTATATTCGGGCTTGGTTCAGTTGGCTTAGCT GTTGCAGAGGGAGCAAGACTTTGTGGAGCTACAAGAATCATCGGTGTGGATGTGAACAAAGACAAATTTGAAGTTG GGAAAAAGTTTGGACTCACTGACTTCGTCGAATCTGCAAATTCTGGTTCTAAATCTGCGAGTGAG GTGATAATTGAGATGACTGACGGGGGTGCAGATTATTGCTTTGAATGTGTGGGAATGGCATCATTGGTGCAAGAAGCTTATGCTTGTTGCCGcaag GGGTGGGGGGAAACAATCGTGTTAGGAGTCGACAAGCCAGGGTCACAGGTGAGCATTCCTTCAAAGGATATCCTTACTACAGGGAAATCCCTCATTGGAGCTGTATTTGGAGGACTCAAACCCAAATCGGATATTCCTATCCTCCTAAATCGCTACATCAACAAG GAACTACAACTGGATGAGTTTGTGACACATGAAGTTACATTTGAAGACATCAACAAGGCTTTTGATTTACTCATTGAAGGGAAAAGTCTGAAATGTGTAATCTGTATGGATGATCAGTGA